From Rutidosis leptorrhynchoides isolate AG116_Rl617_1_P2 chromosome 3, CSIRO_AGI_Rlap_v1, whole genome shotgun sequence, a single genomic window includes:
- the LOC139897314 gene encoding multiple C2 domain and transmembrane region protein 2-like: MIRLRNRQTNHESVPGIVPTLQRDDYELKNTNPQLGTERLTSTYDLVEQTYHLYVRIVKAKELPLGIDPYVEVRLGNYRGRTRHFDKKMNPEWNQVFAFSKDRVQSSTLEVYLKDKEMFGRDDCIGKVVFDLNEIPTRVPPDSPLAAQWYRVDDRRGNGEIMLAVWMGTQADEAFSEAWHSDASFAHGEGVFNVRSKVYVAPKLWYLRVNVIEAQDVIPNDRTRAPEVFVKAEVGNQVLKTKVSSFRTMNPLWNEDFLFVVAEPFEEHLVLTVEDRVHSSRDEVLGTLTLPLTMFEKRLDHRPVHSRWFNLERYGVGEMKFSSRVHIRVCLEGGYHVLDESTLYISDTRPTAKHLWKKPCGILEVGILGAQGLLPMKLNDGRGSTDAYCVAKYGTKWVRTRTILDTLSPKWNEQYTWEVYDPCTVITMGVFDNCHLGAEKPGTGRDSRIGKVRIRLSTLEAHRIYTHSYPLLVLHPSGVKKMGELQLAVRFTTLSLSNMVYIYGHPLLPKMHYLNPLTVNQVDSLRYQAMNIVAVRLGRAEPPLRKEVVEYMLDVDSHMWSMRRSKANFFRIMSLLTGLFSVSRWFNNVCEWKNPITTVLVHVLFLILLWYPELILPTICLYMFLIGLWNYRFRARHPPHMDPKLSWAEAVHPDELDEEFDTFPTSRPHDTVRMRYDRVRSIAGRIQTVLGDLATQGERVGSLLSWRDPRATSLFVAFSFCAAVVLYTTPFRVVALVSGLYMLRHPKFRSKLPAVPSNFFKRLPAKSDSLL; the protein is encoded by the exons ATGATCCGACTACGAAACCGCCAAACCAATCATGAATCCGTACCCGGGATTGTTCCTACTCTCCAACGAGACGATtacgagctaaaaaatacaaaCCCTCAACTTGGGACTGAAAGACTAACAAGCACGTATGATCTAGTCGAACAAACGTACCATCTTTATGTTCGAATAGTGAAGGCTAAAGAACTCCCTCTTGGTATCGACCCGTATGTTGAAGTAAGACTCGGGAATTATAGAGGTCGAACGAGGCATTTTGATAAGAAAATGAACCCCGAATGGAACCAAGTGTTTGCGTTCTCGAAAGATCGCGTTCAATCATCTACGTTAGAAGTTTACTTGAAAGATAAAGAGATGTTTGGACGAGATGATTGTATTGGCAAAGTTGTATTTGATCTTAATGAGATTCCAACACGGGTTCCACCGGATAGCCCGTTAGCGGCCCAATGGTACCGTGTGGATGATCGTAGAGGAAATGGGGAGATAATGCTGGCAGTTTGGATGGGGACACAAGCAGACGAAGCGTTTTCTGAGGCGTGGCATTCGGATGCTTCGTTTGCACATGGAGAAGGTGTGTTTAACGTTAGATCAAAAGTTTATGTGGCCCCGAAACTTTGGTATCTTCGAGTTAATGTTATCGAAGCTCAAGATGTGATCCCGAACGATAGGACACGTGCTCCGGAAGTTTTCGTTAAGGCAGAAGTTGGGAATCAAGTGTTGAAAACTAAGGTAAGTTCGTTTAGGACGATGAATCCGTTATGGAATGAAGATTTTTTGTTTGTTGTTGCTGAGCCGTTCGAGGAACATTTGGTTTTAACCGTTGAGGATCGGGTTCATTCTTCGAGAGATGAGGTTTTGGGGACGTTGACTCTTCCGTTGACTATGTTTGAGAAGCGGCTAGATCATCGGCCCGTTCATTCGCGATGGTTTAATCTCGAGAGGTATGGAGTAGGTGAGATGAAGTTTTCGAGCCGTGTACATATTCGTGTTTGCTTAGAAGGTGGTTACCATGTTCTTGATGAGTcaactttgtacataagtgatacGCGGCCGACAGCTAAGCATTTATGGAAGAAGCCGTGTGGGATTCTTGAAGTCGGAATTTTGGGAGCGCAAGGGTTGTTACCGATGAAGCTGAATGATGGACGCGGGTCGACTGATGCTTATTGTGTGGCTAAGTATGGTACAAAATGGGTAAGAACAAGGACGATTCTTGACACACTTAGTCCGAAGTGGAACGAGCAGTACACGTGGGAAGTTTATGATCCGTGTACCGTCATCACAATGGGCGTTTTCGACAATTGTCATCTGGGAGCTGAGAAACCAG GTACAGGACGAGATTCAAGAATAGGAAAGGTAAGAATTCGGTTATCAACACTCGAAGCTCATCGAATATACACACATTCATACCCACTACTCGTACTCCATCCATCTGGCGTAAAGAAAATGGGCGAGCTTCAACTTGCGGTTCGTTTCACCACCTTATCATTAAGCAACATGGTCTACATCTACGGTCACCCTTTATTACCCAAAATGCATTACCTGAACCCATTAACGGTCAACCAAGTCGACAGTTTAAGGTACCAAGCCATGAACATAGTTGCAGTTCGGCTGGGTCGAGCCGAACCGCCTCTACGAAAAGAAGTGGTTGAGTACATGTTAGACGTTGACTCTCACATGTGGAGCATGAGAAGAAGCAAAGCTAACTTTTTTAGGATCATGTCGTTGTTGACCGGTTTGTTTTCGGTTAGCCGTTGGTTCAACAATGTTTGCGAATGGAAGAACCCGATCACAACGGTTCTCGTTCACGTCTTGTTTTTAATATTGTTATGGTACCCGGAACTCATTTTACCTACGATTTGTCTTTACATGTTTTTAATCGGGCTATGGAACTATAGGTTCCGAGCTAGGCACCCGCCTCATATGGACCCAAAACTGTCATGGGCTGAGGCGGTGCACCCAGACGAGCTAGACGAAGAGTTCGACACGTTCCCGACATCAAGACCGCATGACACGGTACGAATGAGGTATGATCGGGTTCGAAGCATAGCAGGAAGGATTCAAACTGTGTTAGGGGATTTGGCTACGCAAGGTGAACGGGTTGGGTCGTTGCTTAGCTGGCGGGACCCACGAGCGACGAGCCTTTTTGTTGCGTTTAGCTTTTGCGCAGCGGTGGTTCTTTATACGACTCCGTTTAGGGTGGTGGCGTTGGTTAGCGGATTGTATATGTTACGACACCCGAAGTTTAGAAGCAAGTTGCCTGCGGTTCCTAGTAATTTCTTTAAAAGACTGCCTGCTAAATCAGATAGCTTACTCTAA